The following nucleotide sequence is from Pandoraea thiooxydans.
AGCTACAGCAACCCGGTCTACTGGGAAGTAGCCGAGCACGCCGAATCCGACAGGCACCCGGTGCCCGACGCCACTGCGATGCCCTGAGCAACGGCCAGCCGGTGCGGCGCTGCGCGAAACCGACCAGAATCGCCCGCGTCGAGGATTACAATGAAATCGCTGGGCTGGCCAGCCATATCGCAAGGAGGTCATATGCTGTTCACTCATATCCTCTTACCCACCGACGGCTCCGAACTTTCCGCCAAAGCCGTCAACGGCGGACTGGAGCTGGCCAAGGCGCTGGGCGCCAGAGTGACCGGCTACGTGTGCCTGGCCGAATACCCTTACTCGCCGTTCAGCGAATACGTGCTGGAGGCACCCGCCACCTTCAACGACCGCATTCAGCAGGAAGCCCAGGTCCATCTGGATAAGCTCGCCGAGGCGGCAAAGGCGGTGGGTGTGCCATTCCGCAGCGACACCTCGGCATTCCCCACGCCGTACCTGGGCATCATCGATGCCGCCGAACGCCACCGCTGCGATCTCATCCTGATGGCCTCGCACGGCCGGCGTGGCCTGACCAGCCTGCTGCTGGGCAGCGAAACGCAACGTGTCCTGGTGCATTCGAAAATTCCGGTACTGATTTACCGGTAGTCCGGGCGGGCCGAACACACAATAAGAACTACGCCGCGCAAACCGGGTTCGCGCGGCGTGCCCTCTTTTTGTCTCCCCCTCCCTGCCGGCCAGCCGACTTTCGCGGCGGGCCGTTTTGCCTTATCGCACTTCGATCGAGGCGCTGCGCACGAGCACGCACCGCCTCGCGCATCCTGACTATCAGGCTGCCTTGGCAGTCCCCTGCGATGCATCGAAGAATTGCTCGTCTTCAGTCGAGCCCTTGAGCGCCGTGGTCGACGCTTCGCGTTCGATGGTCTGGGTCACTGCATCGAAATAGCCGGTGCCGACTTCGCGCTGATGCTTGACCGCCGTGAAGCCCTTGGTGGCCGCCGCGAATT
It contains:
- a CDS encoding universal stress protein; this translates as MFTHILLPTDGSELSAKAVNGGLELAKALGARVTGYVCLAEYPYSPFSEYVLEAPATFNDRIQQEAQVHLDKLAEAAKAVGVPFRSDTSAFPTPYLGIIDAAERHRCDLILMASHGRRGLTSLLLGSETQRVLVHSKIPVLIYR